A segment of the Bacteroidetes bacterium SB0662_bin_6 genome:
TCGGTAGCCTTTTCGCCCGATAGCAGTACCGTGGTGTCCGCGTCCTATGACCATACGGTCAGGCTGTGGGATGTCGCTACGGAGGACAACATCGCAACGTTCGAGGGGCATACCGGGAGTGTTTATTCGGTAGCCTTTTCGCCCGATGGAAACATGCTGGTGTCAGGGGCGCGGGATGGCTTCATTAATCTGTGGGACGTATCGGCGGGCATAACGACGCATGCATTCAATGCCGAGGGGGAGATTCCAACGGCCTTTCATCTGCGCGGCAACTATCCCAATCCGTTCAATCCGTCCACGCGCGTGGTCTTCGACCTGCCTGCGGCAGCCGAAGTGACGGTGCATGTCTTTGACGTATTGGGAAGGAACGTGATGGTCACAGACCCCGTGTCTGTATCGGGTGGTCGGGACCATTCGCTTGAAGTGAACGCATCCTCGTTGCCTTCGGGCGTATACGTCTATCAGGTAAGGGCGCAGGCGGGTTCGGACATGCTTATCCGGTCAGGGCGCATGATTCTTGCGAAATGACGAGGGGGGTACAACGATATCAAATACAGCATGGGTGGCCCTGACGTTTTTTGGACCGGTGTTGCCGGAGGGCTTGCAGGAAGATATGAGTGAAGGATACCGCCACGACCCGGTTTCGGCGATTGCAGAGGCAGAAGCGACGGGTGAGACCGCCGCCATTTTTGCAGACATCCGACGAACCATGCAGCTTCCGCTGATCACATCGATCTGGCGCACGCTCGCCGGCGTGGAGGGGGGCTTGCGCGCCGTCTGGGCGGCGGCGAAGCCGCTCTATGAATCAGGCCAGCCTGATGCGGCGCTATCCAGGGTATTGGAGCGTGTCGTGCTGCCGGCGCCTGAACCGCTCGTTCCCGGTCAACTGGACCGTGCGGGTGTCTCGGCGGGTGACCTGCCG
Coding sequences within it:
- a CDS encoding T9SS type A sorting domain-containing protein — encoded protein: DGSMLASGGNDHTVRLWEAATGDNTATLKGHTGRVHSIAFSPDSSTVASASDDGTVRLWDAATGDSTATLEGHTGRVYSVAFSPGGDMLVSGGDDHTVRLWDAVTGDNTATLFGHTFWVSSVAFSPDSSTVVSASYDHTVRLWDVATEDNIATFEGHTGSVYSVAFSPDGNMLVSGARDGFINLWDVSAGITTHAFNAEGEIPTAFHLRGNYPNPFNPSTRVVFDLPAAAEVTVHVFDVLGRNVMVTDPVSVSGGRDHSLEVNASSLPSGVYVYQVRAQAGSDMLIRSGRMILAK